In Candidatus Zixiibacteriota bacterium, the genomic window CGGAGACCGGCGCTATGGAATTGCCCTCATTATCATCCGCTCCACCGAAAGTGCGGGTCCAAAGCGTGTCGCCGGAAGAATTGATTTTTACCAGATAAACATTTTTGCCGCCGCTACCGAAAGAAGCAGTGCTGCCGACCCCGGCATGGCACCACCATCATTGGTAGTCACCATGGAATAGGCAAACTCGTCTCCGACGCCACCGAAGATTGTTTCCCAGACAATGGAAACAAGGAGTTGGCTCTCCGCAGGAGAGTTATCATCATCGCAATATAGAATTAGTGCTAACCCAATGGATGTTATAGATGTTATGACAATGGTTCCTGTCTCGAGAAGATTGAACAGTGTCATCTCGCCCTCCCCTATTTTAATTTGGATATAAACATTTATTGCGGTGATTATTTGCATAAATTTCCATAAGTCAGCAGCAGATTTGTCGTGGCCTGCTGCAGGTCACTCAAAAAACATTACGTACGATTAATATCCAGATATATTTGGTGAGATATAGCTAAAATCAAACGAAGGAGCAATTAGATGGATATTCGTGAACATCTTCTTTACATGGTGAAAACCAATCAGGCGGTGCTGAAAAGGCTTCTTGATGACGTCACGCCCGAGGATTCGATGGTTCGAGGTGAGGAGCGGCTTAATCATATCTGCTGGCTGACGGGACATCTGTTTAATACCAACGGCTATGCCCTATCTTTAACCGGCGCCATAATTGAGGATTATCCAAAATGGGGCAAGATGTTCGGCGGCGGGTCGGAGATTTCCGATGACCCATCGGTCTATCCGCCATGGGCTGATCTCAGGGAGAGACTTTTCCGGATATATGAGCAGATGACAAGCGCTTACTCGCGGCTCTATGATGACGACCTGGGGAAAATGGTGGGTGATGACCAGAGCAAAGTGCCGCTCTGGCAGAGGTTGTCATTTCTCTGTATGCATGATTTCTATCATGCCGGGCAGATAGTTTATATGCGGAAAATCCTGAGCCGAAAGCGCCCGTTCGGATGAGAGTGAGTAAACAGCATTGCCTGGAAGGATATTGAGGCCGCGCCGCCCTGTTTCAATTTTCCCGATGAAGCGATCATGAGTGAGGCCGGAAGATCTTTGTGACTTTCAACGTTATGGCAGGCAGTCGCTTAGTGGTATTTACCAGGAGTGAGGCATAATTGCTTTTATTCCTTTCCTGAAGTCTTATTTCCCTTGACGCCGCGGGTTTATTCCAATAACTTTGACTTGGATTAAGACGGCCAAATTATCAAGCATTGGAGAATTCGCTGAAATGCGGTCTGTTCTGAGTTCTTTTTCCGATTCTTTCAGAAATCCGAGCCGGGGATTTTATGAAGCCATCTCGATATAATGTTTTTATTGACCTGGAGGGTGGGCGAAAGCTGGCTTTTAACGGGCTCAGCGCCACTCTTTCGGAAATCTATCCCGAAAATGCCTCTCTGGTTGCCGGACTGATGGAAAATTCATCTCAGCCTGCGACCGAAGATGAGAAGGAAATTTATCAGGCTCTGGTCGATGGCAGATACCTTGTCGAAGACGAATTGGATGAACTTGAATTCCTGAAAGTACGAAACAGACGCTGCCGTTTTGATAAGAATGCTTTCTTCTTGACCATTGCACCTACCCTGGGGTGCAATTTCAGCTGTGAATACTGCTTTGAAAACCAGCGGCCGGGGCGGATGAATGCAGAGACCGAGCAGGCGATCGTGAAATTCAGCGAAAAATATATGAAAAAGGCCGAATTTGCCGGGGTCATATGGTTCGGCGGGGAGCCGACCCTCTGTGTCCCCACAATTGAAAGGCTTCAGAACAGTTTAAGAGAACTGGCTGAAAAATGCGGCTCCCGTTTTGATCCCGCTTCGATTATCACCAACGGATTCTTGCTTGACGGCAAATTGGCGGAACGGCTGAAGGGGTTTGGCGTCGAATCGGCCCAGGTTACGATAGACGGCCCCCGGGAGATACATGACAGAAGGCGAAAATTACATAACGGCTCCGGCACATATGACCGGATTCTGTCCAATCTGACTGAATCCTCGGAGATCTTGAAAATCATTGTTCGTGTCAATGTTGACCGGCAGAATGTTGATAATGCTTTTGCGGTTGTCGAGGAACTGGATAAAAAGGGGATTCTTCCCAGGGTCAACATGCATTTCGCGCAGGTTCATGATTCGGAGGGAGTCTGCGCCGATATTGCGAAACATTGCCTGGCGACGGAGGAATTTTCGGTGCATCTGACCGGGCTTTACCGCAGGCTGATTGACAGCGGTTTTTATCGGATCGAGTACCCCTCGCTTACTCTGGGGGGACATTGCGGCGCGGATACGGACGGCTCCTTTGTCTTTACACCTTCGGGAGATGTTTTCAAATGCTGGGAGGATATTGCCATTCCCGAATGGTCGGTCGGCAATGTTTTTTCCGAAGAGCTTACGCCTCGTCAGGAAGCCAATCTTCTCAAGTATCTGGGTTGGGATCCGTTCGAAAGAGAAGAGTGTGTTTCGTGCTCAATTCTGCCCATCTGCATGGGCGGCTGCCCGCGTCAGTCACTGGAGAAAGGGCGCAGAGTGGGTAGTTGCACTTCATGGAAATATAACCTCAAAGAAATGCTGACATTGAGATATGAATGCGATCTCAGAAAGGAGGTGATATAGATGAAGACTATTCAGAAGGGTTGCGATGCCCGCAGACCATGCTGGTGCTACCAGAAACTCTGGATCATCTACCCGGTCTGCTCAATCGATTGACAGTTGACTTTGGGGAGAAAGGGTGTTGAAGTTCAAATTACGTGGCTGTCCCCCCCCTGAGGGAAAATCGAATTTATCAGACCGCCTGGACCGTGTGCCGGAAGGCTGAAAAAGAATATCAGACAGCATTTAATTTGACACAATCCCCGTCTTCAAAGCCGCCGTTATCGAAATGTGACCTGGATTCGGGAAGAGGCAGGGTTGTGGTCGGGCGGCATGTCCGGATGGAGTTGATGAATAGCTTCAGACAAAGCTATTCCGGCCGACGCAACCTCACTCTCTATTACGGCGCCATGAGAATAAACCGGTTGTCGTAATGAGAATCTTTTGATCACGGATGCAGAAAGCGCGTTGATTTCGCTGGAAGTCCGCGCTTTCTCATAGCCGACGCGAACTTGAAAGAGAATGACTGCTATAATGAGAATCGAAAAACCGGAGAGAATTGGCTGGGAAATAACCCGGTTCTGCAATCTGACCTGTCCGCATTGCTACAGCGCCGCCACCAAGAAACCACTGCGCGAGTTGAGCACCGCCGAATCTCTTAACATAATCAAATCCTTAAAAGAGATGGGAACCGGATTTATCGGCTGGACGGGCGGAGAACCGTTGCTGCGTGGAGATCTGGAGAAGCTGATATCGTATGCCGCGGAAATGGGTATAAAATCGGCCATCACCAGCAATGGGGTTCTTCTGGATGAGAAAAGGGCCCGAAGTCTGCAGAAAGCCGGTGTCAGGATGGTTCAGATAAGTATCGATGGTTCGACGCCCGAATGGAACAACCGAATAAGGCGGGCCACAACCGAGGAGTTCTACAAAGCCCTTGAGGCGGTACGTATCTGCAGGAGGCTGGGGTACAGCGTGACGATGGCCATGCTGATCGGCGAGGAGAATCTTGATGATGCTCCCGAATATATAAAACTGGCGACACACGAAGGAGTTGACTGTGTTCGATTCTGCGGATTTGTTCCTTTTGGACGGGGAAAAAGTCAGAATCACCGGCTTGGATTTACGGAACGGAAGGGGGACCTGAAAAAGTTCGTTTCCAAGCATTATGGCAGTGAGAAACCGATGATTGCTTTTGATCCGGCTTTCGGCCCGCCGCCGCCGTATTACTATTTCCATGAATGTATGGCCGGCAAGAGCATGTTCTATCTTACCTGCACCGGGGATGTTTTCCCCTGTACTTCTCTTTTAGGAAAAGAGAATCTTATCGGCAATGTTCGAAAACGGTCGCTAGCCGATATTTGGAACGATCCCAAGATGACGGCCGTTTCCGATTTAAGGCCGCAAGATATTCACGGCGTCTGCCGCGATTGCCGGCATTTGAAGCATTGCCATGGCGCCTGCCGCGGGATAACCAAATGCCACACCGGCGATCTTTATGCTTCATTTCCGCTTTGTTTGTACCGGGTAAAGAATAAATCCAAAGCGGTGAAGCACCCCAAATAGATAACATGGTATCGTCTGCCGAAAGCGGAACTGTCTAGGGGCTTACGATAAATCCGCATGGCGGTCGAAAACGCACAAAGGAATTTTGGAAATGTCGTGAGGTCTCACTTTCCGCCTGCGGCACAATCGCGGGGCGAAAAATGCCTGGTTGTCGGCCCGATGGAAAGTGACGGTTAATACCAATTCCCACAACGACTTGTCGACTAACAGCCGTGCTCGTCCAGTTCCATTTTGCCGATTATTAAAAAATCTTGACAAAAACCTGAAACCAATATATACATATATGCGTATATGCCCATGAAACCATGAAAGAAAAAGTCGACATAATTCTGGCGCCCGTTTTTCGGGCCATGGCTGACAGCACGAGGCTTAAGATCCTCCTGATGCTTGAGGCCAAACCGCGTACAGTGGGGGAGATTGTCTCATTCTTCAACCTCTCCCAACCGACGATAACCCGTCACCTGCAGGCGCTGACCGCCGTCGGGCTGGTGAAACGAAGCCGCAAAGGGCAGCATGTCCGATATGAACTGAATGCCGAGAATCTGCGCATGGTTTGTGTGGACCTGGCCGATTCATTCCCTTGCTGCAGCATGGTGGTGATCCCCCGCAGTGGGAATGCAGTATGCGATGTTCCGGTGAAAAGCAAAAAAAACAGGAAAGGGGTTGGTTCGTACGATACAATTGCCCCGGTGAGAAATGTTAATATTGGAACACGAAAGAAAGGAGGCCGGCGATGAGACGGTTCTTGGTTCCGCGCGTTGCTCGTTGTTGCAGCGGCGCTAAACGGTTGTCCCGGGTAGGACACTAAAAGGCCCATCCGACTAGAGGTTAACCGGGGTCCCGATGAGGGGCCCCAATTTTTTTCAGTCTGGACGGGCCGAGAGTAATATATCAGATTTCCGGATAATTGACAATCAAATTGGATGTCGCCTATCTGCAGAATGACGCCGCGGAGTGCAGGGGCTGGGTTTAAAAGCAAAATGTAAGCAGAACCGAAAAAGGCGATCAATCTCTAATTAATCAGGATTGCGCCGGTAATGAATACAATTAGGTTTTTTGAGCATTGGGTTTATGGCGTTCAAAGAAGGTCTTGAAAGCCGCGGCGGCTTCGGGCGATTTAAGACGTTCCATCAAAAGCCTGCCTTCATCGGAAATAGTTTGGCTGACTATCTCGGCGTTGGCCTTTTTCAGCATTGCCTTGGTCAGGCGGACAGAGGCAGGCGGCTGGGCGGCGAGTTTCCGGGCCTGCTCCATGGCAAGGTGCAGAACCTCGGTATCATCGCAGACAGCATTCACCAGTCCAATCTCTTTGGCTTTCTCTGCCGTAAAGGATTCCCCCAGAAGCAACAGCTCGGAGGCGCGCCGATGCCCGGCCAGAAGCGGCAGGAGAAAACTCGAACCGGCCTCGGGGCAAAGCCCCAGATTGACAAAGGGCACGGAGAATTTTGTATTGGCGCCGGCATAAACCAGATCGCAGTGCAGAAGCATGGTGGTGCCGATGCCCACGGCCAGTCCGGAGACCGACGCGACGATCGGTTTCTCCGCCCGGCTTATCGCTTTCATGAAAGCGAATACCGGGCTGTTCTCATCTTTGGGAGGAGAATCGAGGAAATCTTTCAGATCGTTCCCGCTGGTAAAGCATCCACCCGCGCCCTGGATTAAGATAACCCGAACTCTGCCGTCCCTTTCGGCTTGTTGAATGGAATCGGTCATGGCTGAATACATGGCGATGGTGAGGGCGTTTTTCTTTTCCGGTCGATTCATCATGATGCAGGATATGCCATCCTGATTTTCAATTACAATATTGGCTATGGGCTCGTTTCGATTCATGACTGTGAAGCTGCCTTCTTTAAAACATATATAACCCAGGGGGCGATTCGGGTTTCATTGACCCAATTATATGGCTCACTTTCCTTGGCCAAAGGTTTATGGGTCTTGACTAATTCCAATCCGGCTTTACTATATACCTCCCGATAGGATTCATCGGTCCAGACAATATCCTCGACCGGTCTTTTGTCGCCTATATCCGTTATGATGATTTTTACTTTGTCGCCGCTTTTGGCGAATCTGTTTTCCGGATAATCTTTGGTGGAGAATGACGCCCATTCATTTAAATAAATTTCGGGGGATGAGACAAGGTTGACCAGGGCCCCTTCCCTTTTTAATATCCGTCCGATCTCTTGTAATATCCGGACCTTTTTTTCCATCGTGGGGATATTGTCAAATGTGAATGCAGACAGAACAAGATCGCAGGTGTCGCTTTTAAACCGGCTGAAGTCGCCATCGCCGACGAGATAATATTCTCCATCGGGATCAATTTCCTTTGCTTTCTTAATCATGTCCGAGGATATATCAACACCGACGGTATCAAAGCCGCATTTCTGTAGGAATCTTGTCGAACGGCCGGTACCGCATCCGAAATCCAGAGCTTTGTTTCCTTTGATATGTTCAAAGATGATTCCGGGCAGGTCGCGATATGCCAGATAATATGTGCCGGGAAATTCCAGTTTGGCGTACGCCTCGGCGCGTCTGGCGTCATCATAGGAATTGAATATTTCCATAATGATCATCTTTTATGCTCAATTTATATCGTCAGAAGCATGTTGCGCCCCCAATATTTCGCTGATCCATCGGATTTCGTGTTCGATTTCTATTTTCGCCGCCAGCTCCAGAGCGCTCTGCAGAATCCGGCGACTTTCTTCATGTAACTCCGGGTTTTGCCCCTGTTTCATAAGGATGACACCCAGATGGCGTTGAGTGAATATAATCAACTCCGGGCTGCCCATCTGATGCGCCTCCTCAACGAACCGCCGCAGTTGCGGGATGGCCGAATCCGGGTCGTTATCCTGTGCGGTCAGAGCCGCCTCAATGGTCGATGCCCGCATCCAGATCGGTCCCCGATCCTGCGGGCCGAGCAATTGCAGACAGGACCGGCAGTGCTCGCGACTAAGGACAATATCATTATAATGGTAATGAAACTCAGCCAGACGTGAATGTGGGCTGGTTTGGCTTCCGCGCAGTTCAGAGTCATCGGCTACTTTGACTGCCTTATGCAGGTGCTCCAGGGCCTGCTCTCTGTCTCCTTTCCAAAAATAAGCTGTGCCGAGATTGGTATGGGCGGAGCTGAGGGCTACCGGGAGGTTCAACTCGTTTGCCGAAACCAAGACATCCGAGGCAATTTTGATAGCCTTCTCATAATCTCCGATTACCGTGAGATCGTGGGCAATATTACTTTGGGAAATCAGATAACCCTGAAGATTCGACTGCTGTTTGTGAACGGCGGAACCCCTTTCATTGAGTTCAATGGCCCTGCGGTAGTCACCCTGGGAACCGTAGACAAACGCAATATTGTTGAGGGTTGTGGCGATTGTCATCTGATCTTCACCCAGTTGCTCGTAAATGCGCAGAGCATCCAGAAGGTTGTGCAGCGCTTCGCCGAAATTACCGCTATTGATATGTGTGATGCCGATATTGTTCAGACATTTTGCCTCGAGCGATTGATCCTCCCGTCTGCGAGCTACCGCCAATGCCTCTGCAAAAAGCTCGGCTGCCCTGGCATAATCCCCCTTATAATAGTAAATGCCGCCAATGTTCTTGAGGGCCTCCGAGGCTTTTTCCTGATCCCCCAACTGTTTGTATATCTCCAGCACCCGCTGGAAAAGCTCAAGAGCCTTATCGAATTGTGCGCGCGGCTGGAGAATATTGATGAGAACCGCGAGGGTTTCGGCCTCTCCGGCCAGATCGGAAGTCTCCCGGTTCAGTCCGAGTGCTTGCTGACCCGTCTCCCAGGCTTGATCCCATTTTGATTGGATGGTATAAGAGGTTGCCAGGATACGCAGCAGAAATGCCTCTTCCGACTTCAACATGCGGGACCGTGCATCCTTGAGCGCCTCGAGCAGTTCGCGATCGGCCAAAGCATATTCGCCTTTGAAAAGGTGAACTCCGGCAATACCGGCTCGGGCAGGGAGCAGACCCGGCTCCATCTCCGCCGCCCGCCGATACATCCCAAGTGCAATTTCCACATCCGCTTTGTCACGTTTATGTTCGAAAGCATACTTTGCTCGCAGGTAGTACTCGTAGGCTTGCGGACTGATAATTTCGGAGACCCCCGCGCGCGATGATCGCTGCGAAGTATTAACTCCAAGCGCCAGGTTTATCCCTTGCGCCAGGGCCCGTTTGATATGGGGGATCTCACCCACCGGTCGCTCCCAGCGTTCCGCCCAGATGTTCTTCTTGCTGCGAGCATCAACAAGCTGGATCGATACACGTATCGTATCACTGGCTTTCAAAATCGAACCATCCAAAACGAGATTGACATCAAGCCTGCGGGCGATTTCCTCAAGTTCTGCATCCGAGTCCTTCCATTTCAGAATGGAGCGCATGGGTGCGACTCTCAGGTTCCGGAGGCGCGTCATATCGACGATGAGATCTTCCGTTAAGCCGTAGCTGAGATATTCATCATCGGGATTTCCGAGATTTCGAAGGTACAGCACGGCCAGAGATTGCGGCGCCGTGACCTGGACAACCCGGGGGATTTGCATATTAAGGCCGGCTGTATCGCCGCCAGTAAATTGAGCCAAAGCAATGGCCATTTCCGAAGCACTCTGATACCGTGCGGCGACATTCTTGGCGAGAGCCTTATCAATAACGGGCTGCCAGACCGAAGCGGTCTCAAAATCGAAATCAGCCAGAGGTTTTGGTTGCACGTTAACGATGGCATGGATGGTGGCCGGCATATTGGCTTTCCTGAAAGGCGCCTTACCGGTGAGCAATTCATACAGAACAATACCGAGTGAGAAGAGATCGCTTCGGCTATCGACTTCTCCCCCCTCGGCCTGTTCGGGAGACATATAGTTCACAGTACCAAGGGTGGCTCCGGTCTGAGTGATTTGCTCGTCCTGTTGGACTTTGGCGAGTCCAAAATCGAGCAGACGCACGCGGCCGGTTTCATCGAGGATGATATTGGACGGCTTGATGTCACGGTGCACAATACCGGCATCATGCGCGGCCGCCAAACCGTCACATATTTGTATCGCGAGGCGGGCAATCTGTGAGGGGGTTATATCTTTTGAACCGATGAAATCGCCGAGGGGATGCCCCCGCACAAACTCCATTGCGATGAATACCCGGTTATGCTCTTCGGCGACCTCATGGATGGTCACTATATTGGGATGATTTAGTTTGGCCGCGGCCTGCGCCTCACGTTTGAAACGAGCCCTGAAATCAGGATCGGTGGTCATGGCCGCCGGAAGAAATTTCAGTGCTACCTGTCGGTTCAGCTTGATGTCCTCGGCAAGATAGACCTCGCCCATGCCACCGGCGCCGATCTTCTCGATGATCCGGTAGTGTGCAATTATGGTGTCCTTCGCGAGATGAATGTGCGATCGGGTGATGTCGTTTGAATCGCTTTCCGGCACTTTTGGCAATCTCCCGGTTTAACGGTTTTCAGGCCGCCGATTGTATGTTACCAACGTTCAAGATATACTTTGCAAACAAATAAGGCAACAAGCTAACGGGTAGACAAGACCTGCAAGCATAACGAAACAGCATTTCTTGAGGAATAGGGCGGTCTTGCAATAGTGCCCTATGCTACTTGGCTCCAAATGCACTTAGAGAAGGTCACGGGCTCTACTAGCCGGTGAAACTCCACGTTGATTTTCTTCATCACCTCATCCTCAAATATTCTCTTGTTGATTATGTCCATTTGCGCAAGGCTCTCGTATTCCCAGACTTCAATGTACATACCAGCCATCTGGCCGTATGATTGCTTATAGAGTTTCCACGACAGCACGCCGTCAAAAAGCTCCGCGTGGTCCTTCTTATACTGTAGAAACTCATTCAGCAACGGCGTAAAACTGGCCTGCCTTTCCACTTTGACGACATATGTCTCTACCAAGAAAATGCTCATACCTTTATCTCCTCTAAGGTCATCCGATTGCACGTCTTTAAGAACCTGATGGCCAAGATTCAGTCCTAGATGATAAGAACCCCATTCATAATAACCGTCTTCCTCATTCCATCTGGGAAAATGAAATCAAGTCGCTTGCAGACAATTGGATTGCCCTTGGCATAAACGATGTCCTCGTGGTACGCCTTTTCAGGA contains:
- a CDS encoding DinB family protein — its product is MDIREHLLYMVKTNQAVLKRLLDDVTPEDSMVRGEERLNHICWLTGHLFNTNGYALSLTGAIIEDYPKWGKMFGGGSEISDDPSVYPPWADLRERLFRIYEQMTSAYSRLYDDDLGKMVGDDQSKVPLWQRLSFLCMHDFYHAGQIVYMRKILSRKRPFG
- a CDS encoding SPASM domain-containing protein, with translation MKPSRYNVFIDLEGGRKLAFNGLSATLSEIYPENASLVAGLMENSSQPATEDEKEIYQALVDGRYLVEDELDELEFLKVRNRRCRFDKNAFFLTIAPTLGCNFSCEYCFENQRPGRMNAETEQAIVKFSEKYMKKAEFAGVIWFGGEPTLCVPTIERLQNSLRELAEKCGSRFDPASIITNGFLLDGKLAERLKGFGVESAQVTIDGPREIHDRRRKLHNGSGTYDRILSNLTESSEILKIIVRVNVDRQNVDNAFAVVEELDKKGILPRVNMHFAQVHDSEGVCADIAKHCLATEEFSVHLTGLYRRLIDSGFYRIEYPSLTLGGHCGADTDGSFVFTPSGDVFKCWEDIAIPEWSVGNVFSEELTPRQEANLLKYLGWDPFEREECVSCSILPICMGGCPRQSLEKGRRVGSCTSWKYNLKEMLTLRYECDLRKEVI
- a CDS encoding radical SAM protein; this encodes MRIEKPERIGWEITRFCNLTCPHCYSAATKKPLRELSTAESLNIIKSLKEMGTGFIGWTGGEPLLRGDLEKLISYAAEMGIKSAITSNGVLLDEKRARSLQKAGVRMVQISIDGSTPEWNNRIRRATTEEFYKALEAVRICRRLGYSVTMAMLIGEENLDDAPEYIKLATHEGVDCVRFCGFVPFGRGKSQNHRLGFTERKGDLKKFVSKHYGSEKPMIAFDPAFGPPPPYYYFHECMAGKSMFYLTCTGDVFPCTSLLGKENLIGNVRKRSLADIWNDPKMTAVSDLRPQDIHGVCRDCRHLKHCHGACRGITKCHTGDLYASFPLCLYRVKNKSKAVKHPK
- a CDS encoding metalloregulator ArsR/SmtB family transcription factor, which gives rise to MKEKVDIILAPVFRAMADSTRLKILLMLEAKPRTVGEIVSFFNLSQPTITRHLQALTAVGLVKRSRKGQHVRYELNAENLRMVCVDLADSFPCCSMVVIPRSGNAVCDVPVKSKKNRKGVGSYDTIAPVRNVNIGTRKKGGRR
- a CDS encoding enoyl-CoA hydratase, with the protein product MNRNEPIANIVIENQDGISCIMMNRPEKKNALTIAMYSAMTDSIQQAERDGRVRVILIQGAGGCFTSGNDLKDFLDSPPKDENSPVFAFMKAISRAEKPIVASVSGLAVGIGTTMLLHCDLVYAGANTKFSVPFVNLGLCPEAGSSFLLPLLAGHRRASELLLLGESFTAEKAKEIGLVNAVCDDTEVLHLAMEQARKLAAQPPASVRLTKAMLKKANAEIVSQTISDEGRLLMERLKSPEAAAAFKTFFERHKPNAQKT
- a CDS encoding class I SAM-dependent methyltransferase, with the translated sequence MEIFNSYDDARRAEAYAKLEFPGTYYLAYRDLPGIIFEHIKGNKALDFGCGTGRSTRFLQKCGFDTVGVDISSDMIKKAKEIDPDGEYYLVGDGDFSRFKSDTCDLVLSAFTFDNIPTMEKKVRILQEIGRILKREGALVNLVSSPEIYLNEWASFSTKDYPENRFAKSGDKVKIIITDIGDKRPVEDIVWTDESYREVYSKAGLELVKTHKPLAKESEPYNWVNETRIAPWVIYVLKKAASQS
- a CDS encoding protein kinase, with product MPESDSNDITRSHIHLAKDTIIAHYRIIEKIGAGGMGEVYLAEDIKLNRQVALKFLPAAMTTDPDFRARFKREAQAAAKLNHPNIVTIHEVAEEHNRVFIAMEFVRGHPLGDFIGSKDITPSQIARLAIQICDGLAAAHDAGIVHRDIKPSNIILDETGRVRLLDFGLAKVQQDEQITQTGATLGTVNYMSPEQAEGGEVDSRSDLFSLGIVLYELLTGKAPFRKANMPATIHAIVNVQPKPLADFDFETASVWQPVIDKALAKNVAARYQSASEMAIALAQFTGGDTAGLNMQIPRVVQVTAPQSLAVLYLRNLGNPDDEYLSYGLTEDLIVDMTRLRNLRVAPMRSILKWKDSDAELEEIARRLDVNLVLDGSILKASDTIRVSIQLVDARSKKNIWAERWERPVGEIPHIKRALAQGINLALGVNTSQRSSRAGVSEIISPQAYEYYLRAKYAFEHKRDKADVEIALGMYRRAAEMEPGLLPARAGIAGVHLFKGEYALADRELLEALKDARSRMLKSEEAFLLRILATSYTIQSKWDQAWETGQQALGLNRETSDLAGEAETLAVLINILQPRAQFDKALELFQRVLEIYKQLGDQEKASEALKNIGGIYYYKGDYARAAELFAEALAVARRREDQSLEAKCLNNIGITHINSGNFGEALHNLLDALRIYEQLGEDQMTIATTLNNIAFVYGSQGDYRRAIELNERGSAVHKQQSNLQGYLISQSNIAHDLTVIGDYEKAIKIASDVLVSANELNLPVALSSAHTNLGTAYFWKGDREQALEHLHKAVKVADDSELRGSQTSPHSRLAEFHYHYNDIVLSREHCRSCLQLLGPQDRGPIWMRASTIEAALTAQDNDPDSAIPQLRRFVEEAHQMGSPELIIFTQRHLGVILMKQGQNPELHEESRRILQSALELAAKIEIEHEIRWISEILGAQHASDDIN